The Mesorhizobium loti genome includes a region encoding these proteins:
- the nuoL gene encoding NADH-quinone oxidoreductase subunit L has translation MYQAIVFLPLLGFLIVGLFGTSLGAKASEYITSGFLVIAAVLSWVAFFTVGFGHGEVFTVPVLRWIQSGGLEASWALRIDTLTVVMLVVVNTVSALVHIYSIGYMHHDPNRPRFFAYLSLFTFAMLMLVTADNLVQMFFGWEGVGLASYLLIGFWYKKPSANAAAIKAFVVNRVGDFGFALGIFGLFVLFGSVNLGTIFANAATFIPAEGSPQGAAVLTFLGHALDKQAAMTVVCLLLFMGAMGKSAQVPLHTWLPDAMEGPTPVSALIHAATMVTAGVFMLARLSPLFELSHSALTVVTFIGAFTAFFAATVGLVQNDIKRVIAYSTCSQLGYMFVALGVGAYGAAIFHLFTHAFFKALLFLGSGSVIHAVSDEQDMRKMGGLRKLIPTTYWMMVIGTLALTGVGIPVTVIGTAGFFSKDAIIESAFASHNSVAGMAFVLLVIAACFTSFYSWRLIFMTFHGKPRASHEVMHHVHESPPVMLVPLFILAAGALFAGIIFHGAFIGEGYAEFWKASLFTLPENHILHEIHELPLWVELSPFIAMLIGFALAWKFYIRSPDLPRSVAANHRLLYAFLLNKWYFDELYDFLFVRPAKRLGHFLWKTGDGAIIDGLGPDGISARVVDVTNRVVKLQTGYLYHYAFAMLIGVAALVTWMML, from the coding sequence ATGTATCAGGCCATCGTCTTCCTTCCCCTGCTCGGCTTCCTGATCGTCGGCCTGTTCGGCACGTCGCTCGGCGCCAAGGCGTCCGAATACATCACCTCCGGTTTCCTGGTGATCGCGGCGGTGCTGTCGTGGGTCGCTTTCTTCACCGTCGGCTTCGGCCATGGCGAGGTGTTCACCGTGCCGGTGCTGCGCTGGATCCAGTCAGGCGGACTGGAAGCGTCCTGGGCGCTGCGGATCGACACGTTGACGGTGGTGATGCTGGTGGTGGTCAACACCGTGTCGGCGCTGGTTCATATCTATTCGATCGGCTACATGCACCACGATCCGAACCGGCCGCGCTTCTTCGCCTATCTGTCGCTGTTCACCTTCGCCATGCTGATGCTGGTGACGGCGGATAACCTCGTGCAGATGTTCTTCGGCTGGGAAGGGGTTGGTCTCGCCTCCTACCTGCTGATCGGCTTCTGGTACAAGAAGCCGTCGGCCAATGCCGCGGCAATCAAGGCCTTCGTCGTCAACCGCGTCGGCGATTTCGGCTTCGCCCTCGGCATCTTCGGCTTGTTCGTGCTGTTCGGCTCGGTCAATCTCGGCACCATCTTCGCCAATGCGGCAACGTTCATTCCCGCTGAAGGCTCGCCACAGGGCGCCGCCGTGCTGACCTTCCTTGGTCATGCGCTGGACAAGCAGGCGGCCATGACGGTCGTCTGCCTGCTCTTGTTCATGGGCGCCATGGGCAAGTCGGCGCAGGTGCCGCTGCACACCTGGCTGCCGGATGCCATGGAAGGCCCGACGCCGGTTTCGGCACTGATCCATGCCGCCACCATGGTGACGGCCGGCGTGTTCATGCTGGCGCGTCTGTCGCCGCTGTTCGAACTGTCGCATTCGGCGCTGACAGTGGTGACCTTCATCGGCGCCTTCACCGCCTTTTTCGCGGCCACGGTCGGTCTCGTCCAGAACGACATCAAGCGTGTCATCGCCTATTCGACCTGCTCGCAGCTCGGTTACATGTTCGTCGCGCTCGGCGTCGGCGCCTATGGCGCGGCGATCTTCCACCTGTTCACGCATGCCTTCTTCAAGGCCCTGCTGTTCCTCGGCTCGGGCTCGGTCATCCATGCCGTCTCCGACGAGCAGGACATGCGCAAGATGGGCGGCCTGCGCAAGCTGATCCCGACCACCTACTGGATGATGGTGATCGGCACGCTGGCACTGACCGGCGTCGGCATCCCGGTGACGGTTATCGGCACCGCCGGCTTCTTCTCCAAGGACGCCATCATCGAAAGCGCCTTTGCCAGCCACAATTCGGTTGCCGGCATGGCCTTCGTGTTGCTGGTCATCGCCGCCTGCTTCACCTCCTTCTACTCATGGCGGCTGATCTTCATGACCTTCCACGGAAAGCCGCGGGCGAGCCACGAGGTGATGCACCATGTCCATGAATCGCCGCCGGTGATGCTGGTGCCGCTGTTCATCCTGGCGGCAGGCGCACTGTTTGCCGGCATCATCTTCCACGGCGCCTTCATCGGCGAGGGCTATGCCGAGTTCTGGAAGGCGTCCCTGTTCACGCTGCCGGAAAACCACATCCTGCACGAGATTCACGAACTGCCGCTGTGGGTCGAGCTGTCGCCCTTCATCGCCATGCTGATCGGCTTCGCGCTGGCCTGGAAGTTCTACATCCGGTCACCGGATTTGCCCCGAAGCGTCGCCGCCAACCATCGCTTGCTCTACGCCTTCCTGCTCAACAAGTGGTATTTCGACGAGCTCTACGATTTCCTGTTCGTGCGGCCCGCCAAGCGCCTCGGCCATTTCCTGTGGAAGACCGGCGACGGCGCCATCATCGACGGCCTTGGCCCTGATGGCATTTCGGCGCGCGTCGTCGATGTCACCAACCGGGTCGTCAAGCTGCAGACCGGCTACCTCTACCATTATGCCTTCGCCATGCTGATCGGCGTTGCCGCACTCGTCACCTGGATGATGCTCTGA
- a CDS encoding NADH-quinone oxidoreductase subunit M, giving the protein MTAWPILSLVTFLPLVGVLLILFINDDSENARRNIRAIALLTTTFTFIISVFIWTGFDNSQAGFQFVEKVAWLDSGISYHMGVDGISMLFVILTTFLMPLCILASWESIEKRVKAYMIAFLLLETLMIGVFCALDIVLFYVFFEAGLIPMFIIIGVWGGKRRVYASFKFFLYTLAGSVLMLLAIMAMFYQSGTTDIPTLLTHNFPASMQTWLWLAFFASFAVKMPMWPVHTWLPDAHVEAPTAGSVILAAILLKMGGYGFLRFSLPMFPLASEMFAPLVFTLSVVAIIYTSLVALMQEDMKKLIAYSSVAHMGFVTMGIFAMNQEGVQGAIFQMLSHGLVSGALFLCVGVIYDRMHTREIAAYGGLVNNMPKYATVFMIFTMANVGLPGTSGFVGEFLTMLGVFRVNTWVAFFAATGVILSAAYALWLYRRVIFGALTKDSLKGLLDLSPREKVIIYPLVVLVIFFGVYPAPVFDATAESVKSLVTNVTASIGAAQTAAAN; this is encoded by the coding sequence ATGACCGCCTGGCCAATCCTCTCGCTGGTCACCTTCCTGCCGTTGGTTGGTGTGCTGCTTATCTTGTTCATCAACGATGACAGCGAAAATGCACGCCGCAACATCCGCGCCATCGCGCTGTTGACGACGACGTTCACGTTCATCATCTCGGTGTTCATCTGGACCGGCTTCGACAATTCGCAGGCCGGCTTCCAGTTCGTCGAGAAGGTGGCCTGGCTCGACTCCGGCATCTCCTACCATATGGGCGTCGACGGCATCTCCATGCTGTTCGTCATCCTGACGACCTTCCTGATGCCGCTCTGCATCCTGGCCTCGTGGGAATCGATCGAGAAGCGCGTCAAGGCCTACATGATCGCCTTCCTGCTGCTCGAAACACTGATGATCGGCGTGTTCTGCGCACTCGATATCGTGCTGTTCTACGTCTTCTTCGAAGCCGGCCTGATCCCGATGTTCATCATCATCGGCGTCTGGGGCGGCAAGCGGCGCGTCTATGCCTCGTTCAAGTTCTTCCTCTACACGCTGGCCGGCTCGGTGCTGATGCTGCTCGCCATCATGGCGATGTTCTACCAGTCCGGCACGACCGACATCCCGACGCTTCTGACGCACAACTTCCCGGCCAGCATGCAGACCTGGCTATGGCTTGCCTTCTTCGCCTCCTTCGCGGTGAAGATGCCGATGTGGCCGGTGCACACCTGGTTGCCCGACGCGCACGTCGAGGCGCCGACGGCCGGTTCGGTCATCCTGGCCGCCATCCTCTTGAAGATGGGCGGGTACGGCTTCCTGCGCTTCTCGTTGCCGATGTTTCCGCTGGCATCCGAGATGTTCGCGCCGCTGGTCTTCACGCTCTCCGTCGTCGCCATCATCTACACGTCGCTGGTGGCGCTGATGCAGGAGGACATGAAGAAGCTGATCGCCTATTCGTCCGTCGCCCATATGGGCTTCGTCACCATGGGCATCTTCGCCATGAACCAGGAAGGCGTGCAGGGCGCGATCTTCCAGATGCTCAGCCACGGCCTCGTCTCCGGTGCGCTGTTCCTGTGCGTCGGCGTCATCTACGACCGCATGCACACACGCGAGATCGCGGCCTATGGCGGCTTGGTCAACAACATGCCGAAATACGCCACCGTGTTCATGATCTTCACCATGGCCAATGTCGGCCTGCCCGGCACCAGCGGCTTCGTCGGCGAATTCCTGACCATGCTTGGCGTGTTCCGGGTCAACACCTGGGTGGCGTTCTTCGCCGCCACCGGCGTCATCCTGTCGGCGGCCTACGCGCTCTGGCTCTATCGCCGGGTGATCTTCGGCGCGCTGACCAAGGACAGCCTGAAGGGCCTGCTCGACCTGTCGCCGCGCGAGAAGGTGATCATCTACCCGCTGGTCGTGCTGGTCATCTTCTTCGGCGTCTATCCCGCACCCGTCTTCGACGCGACGGCCGAATCGGTCAAATCGCTCGTCACCAATGTCACTGCATCCATCGGCGCCGCGCAGACCGCGGCGGCGAATTAA
- the nuoN gene encoding NADH-quinone oxidoreductase subunit NuoN, producing MTPDLLSSLSLSTPELILAVGALALLMVGAYSRANTANTVTGLAVAVLVVAGAWLIFQTGQGSAYGNAFIQDSFARFMKVLALVGSAVTLVMSMRFAKAEHFDKFEYPVLILLSTLGMMLMISANSMIGLYLGLELQSLAIYVLCAINRDNLRSTEAGLKYFVLGALSSGMLLYGISLVYGYTGNTGFQEIASALGSGERQLGLVFGLVFVLAGLAFKISAVPFHMWTPDVYEGAPTPVTAFLAAAPKMAAMALMVRVTMGAFKPIASDWQQIIVFISIASMALGAFAAIGQTNIKRLMAYSSIGHMGYALVGLAANSQAGVRGVAIYMLIYLVMTLGTFAFILAMRRKEGNVEQISDLAGLSSTNPIMATILTILMFSLAGIPPLAGFWGKWYVFLAAINANLYALAIIGVLASVVGAYYYLRIIKIMWFDEPVGGFVPMATELRVVLGVSGAFVLFYVLIGGPIGTYAEAAAKTFF from the coding sequence ATGACGCCGGACCTTCTCTCCAGCCTGTCGCTCTCGACGCCAGAGCTGATCCTTGCCGTCGGCGCGCTGGCGCTGCTGATGGTGGGCGCCTATTCGCGCGCCAACACCGCCAACACGGTGACCGGCCTTGCGGTCGCCGTGCTCGTGGTCGCGGGCGCCTGGCTCATCTTCCAAACCGGGCAGGGCAGCGCCTACGGCAACGCCTTCATCCAGGATTCCTTTGCCCGCTTCATGAAGGTGTTGGCGCTGGTCGGCTCGGCGGTGACGCTGGTGATGTCGATGCGCTTTGCCAAGGCGGAGCATTTCGACAAGTTCGAATATCCGGTGCTGATCCTGCTCAGCACGCTCGGCATGATGCTGATGATCTCGGCCAACAGCATGATCGGGCTCTATCTCGGCCTCGAACTGCAGTCGCTGGCGATCTACGTGCTGTGCGCGATCAATCGCGACAACCTGCGTTCGACCGAGGCGGGCTTGAAATATTTCGTCCTCGGCGCGCTGTCGTCGGGCATGCTGCTCTATGGCATCAGCCTGGTTTACGGCTACACCGGCAACACCGGCTTCCAGGAGATCGCGTCCGCGCTCGGCAGCGGCGAGCGCCAGCTCGGCCTCGTTTTCGGCCTCGTCTTCGTTCTGGCCGGCCTTGCCTTCAAGATCTCGGCGGTGCCCTTCCACATGTGGACGCCGGACGTCTACGAGGGCGCGCCGACGCCGGTGACGGCCTTCCTGGCGGCGGCGCCCAAGATGGCGGCTATGGCGCTGATGGTGCGCGTCACCATGGGCGCGTTCAAGCCGATCGCCTCCGACTGGCAGCAGATCATCGTCTTCATCTCGATCGCCTCGATGGCGCTGGGCGCCTTCGCGGCCATCGGCCAGACCAACATCAAGCGGCTGATGGCCTATTCCTCGATCGGCCATATGGGCTACGCACTGGTCGGCCTTGCCGCCAACAGCCAGGCTGGCGTGCGCGGTGTTGCCATCTACATGCTGATCTATCTGGTGATGACGCTCGGCACTTTCGCCTTCATCCTCGCCATGCGGCGCAAGGAAGGCAATGTCGAGCAGATCAGCGACCTGGCCGGCCTGTCGTCGACCAATCCGATCATGGCGACGATCCTGACCATCCTGATGTTCTCGCTGGCAGGCATCCCGCCGCTCGCCGGCTTCTGGGGGAAATGGTACGTCTTCCTCGCCGCCATCAACGCCAACCTCTATGCGCTGGCGATCATCGGCGTGCTGGCCTCGGTGGTGGGCGCCTATTACTATCTGCGCATCATCAAGATCATGTGGTTCGACGAACCGGTCGGCGGCTTTGTGCCGATGGCGACGGAATTGCGTGTCGTGCTCGGCGTCTCCGGCGCTTTCGTGCTGTTCTATGTGCTGATCGGCGGACCGATCGGCACCTATGCCGAAGCCGCCGCCAAGACGTTTTTCTAG